Genomic window (Candidatus Neomarinimicrobiota bacterium):
AATCTGGTCATACTCGGGATTCAGTTTCAGGGCTTTCAAGTCAGTCATACAGGAATCACTATGGACAGCTCCCAATGATTGCACAACCCGGCCTTCGGCTCGATTGGGGACAGTGTATTTTTTGTGGAAGGATCGTTGGAGGATCGCACGCGGTATGCGTTTGCTCTATTTTAGAATCAAGGTGAAGAACCATGATTGATCCGCAGCTCGAAAACAAGGTCGTCCTTATCACCGGCGCCAATCACGGCATCGGGGCAGCGACGGCGAAAGCATTTGCGGTCCAGGGTACCAAGGTATTCGTCACCTACTTCCGGGAGCCCTGTCCCTACTCTGCGGAGGAGTTAAGGGAGGCCCGGACCGCTGGCATTGGAGGGGATAAGTACTTCCGGGCCATGCAGCAGCAATCGGCTGAACCGTTCGTCCGCCATATCCAAGCGCATGGCGGAGTCGTCTTTGCTTATGAGGCCGATCTGGCCGATTGGGCTAATATTCCGGTGTTGTTCGATTTATGCGAAGCAGAGCTTGGACCAGTGGATATTCTGGTAAACAATCACACTTACGATGTTCTGGAAACGTTCGATCCGGCGCTGACCAGCGAGGATTATAGATGGTTCGGAGAATACGCAGTGCGATTGATCACAGCCACCAGCATCGACGCCCACTTTGCCGTCAATGCACGGGCCTACGCTCTCATGATGTCCGAATACATCAATCGTTATTTAAAACGGGAGGCCAGTTGGGGCCGGATCATTAACATCAGCACCGATGCCGCCCATGCACACCCGGCCAACGTCAGTTACGCCGCCAGCAAACATGCCATCGAATCTTACAGCCGCTCCGCGGCCGCCGAGATCGGCAAGTACGGCATCACAGTCAACATCGTTGCTCCGGGCCCGATTCAGACCGGCTACATGACGCCGGATATGGAAGCTGACCTTGCTGAGCAAG
Coding sequences:
- a CDS encoding SDR family NAD(P)-dependent oxidoreductase — protein: MIDPQLENKVVLITGANHGIGAATAKAFAVQGTKVFVTYFREPCPYSAEELREARTAGIGGDKYFRAMQQQSAEPFVRHIQAHGGVVFAYEADLADWANIPVLFDLCEAELGPVDILVNNHTYDVLETFDPALTSEDYRWFGEYAVRLITATSIDAHFAVNARAYALMMSEYINRYLKREASWGRIINISTDAAHAHPANVSYAASKHAIESYSRSAAAEIGKYGITVNIVAPGPIQTGYMTPDMEADLAEQAPLRRVGQPEDVADVIVFVASEQARWLSGQLIYVGGGWRMHQ